The following are from one region of the Synechococcus sp. CBW1108 genome:
- a CDS encoding IS5 family transposase: MRGHRERSGSLFSYVSIEERIPASHPLRRIRKLADQALDRLNPTFCALYAAEGRPSVPPEQLLLASLLQAFYGIRSERLLLEQLHYNLLYRWFVGLSPDDPIWHPTTFTKNRERLLNEQVMGRFLEKLMGAPEVKPLLSDEHFSVDGTLLQAWASHASLERTDGQQDPPPPSSGPGEGFGAPKPGKKRAKGDFRGIKLSNKTHRSSVDPDALLARKSNSHPAQPSYRGHVLMDNRHALIVDCRVTQAVGTGERDAAKAMAADIPGAHQKTIGADKNYDTKGFVAEMRRIAVTPHVAQNTARSGGSAIDGRTTRHEGYAKSINARRGIEKVFGWIKQWGGLRQFKLRGTDKVSAVFGLHVIAYNLIRLGNLLLAQPSPKE; encoded by the coding sequence ATGCGAGGTCACCGGGAGCGCAGCGGCTCCCTGTTCTCCTACGTGTCGATTGAGGAGCGGATCCCGGCCAGTCATCCGCTGCGGCGGATCCGGAAACTGGCGGATCAGGCCCTCGATCGGCTCAATCCCACCTTTTGCGCGCTCTACGCCGCAGAAGGCCGGCCCTCGGTGCCGCCAGAACAGCTGCTGCTGGCCTCGTTGCTGCAGGCGTTCTACGGGATTCGCTCGGAGCGGCTGTTGCTGGAGCAGCTGCACTACAACCTGCTGTACCGCTGGTTTGTGGGCCTGAGCCCGGATGATCCGATCTGGCACCCCACCACATTCACCAAAAATCGGGAGCGGTTGCTGAACGAGCAGGTCATGGGGCGCTTCCTGGAGAAGCTGATGGGTGCTCCGGAGGTCAAGCCGCTACTCAGCGACGAACACTTCTCAGTGGATGGCACCCTGCTGCAGGCCTGGGCGTCCCATGCCTCACTGGAGCGGACCGATGGTCAGCAGGACCCACCGCCACCGTCGTCAGGCCCTGGCGAGGGCTTTGGCGCTCCAAAGCCCGGTAAGAAGCGGGCCAAGGGTGACTTCCGCGGCATCAAGCTCAGCAACAAGACCCACCGCTCCAGCGTCGATCCAGACGCCTTGCTGGCCCGCAAGTCCAATTCCCACCCGGCCCAACCCAGCTACCGAGGCCACGTGCTCATGGACAACCGCCATGCCCTGATCGTCGATTGCCGCGTTACCCAAGCAGTGGGTACCGGGGAGCGGGATGCCGCCAAAGCGATGGCGGCTGACATCCCCGGTGCCCACCAAAAAACCATCGGTGCCGACAAGAACTACGACACCAAGGGCTTTGTCGCCGAGATGCGTCGCATCGCCGTGACGCCGCACGTCGCTCAGAACACCGCCCGCTCTGGTGGCTCCGCCATTGATGGCCGCACCACGCGCCACGAGGGCTACGCCAAGTCGATCAATGCCCGCCGCGGTATCGAGAAGGTGTTTGGTTGGATCAAACAGTGGGGCGGTCTGCGCCAATTCAAACTGCGCGGCACCGACAAGGTGAGTGCGGTGTTTGGCCTGCACGTGATCGCCTACAACCTGATCCGGCTGGGCAACCTGCTCTTGGCGCAGCCTTCTCCGAAGGAGTGA
- a CDS encoding IS5 family transposase yields MYQKRHNGQLSIEDFHLPFGGTLDTDNRWVIFSSLMPWEELEESYAPQFNPTTGAPAKPVRLAFGALFIKQRLGLTDEETVEQIRENAYMQYFLGYAGYSSKAPFDPSMMVHFRKRFSEEELTRINELIAERGKAMLMEVVASQQDDDDTNDPSAYADNQLSLDDFVKPADWPEGKNWGTLSIDASCTPADITYPTDLKLLNEARESTERIIDDLCEQNSDLRKHSPRYDRGKARANFLRVAKQKKPRRRKIKATIRRQLDYLQRNLDAIDALIHSGAMLSGLKTHWWQKLLVISELHRQQSILLYSKTRSMPDRIVNLVQRHVRPMVRGKTRAAVEFGAKISVSVRNGFAFLHRISWDPYNESEDLIPQAMKYKQEHGCYPERICADRIYINTKNRNFCTRNDIRLSGKRLGRPPKNPEISAAHKQQLSADQRRRNEVEGCFGSGKRKYSLDLIMARLSKGAENSISMAFVVMCAEKIRRLLRLFFITIFAWLCTWKWPGSLWMGLRNIWQLETNQSLATG; encoded by the coding sequence ATGTACCAGAAACGCCATAACGGGCAGCTCTCAATCGAGGATTTCCATCTGCCTTTTGGCGGCACGTTGGACACGGACAATCGCTGGGTAATCTTCTCCTCCCTGATGCCATGGGAAGAGTTGGAGGAATCATATGCACCTCAGTTCAATCCCACCACTGGCGCCCCAGCAAAGCCTGTACGGCTGGCATTTGGTGCGCTGTTCATCAAGCAGCGGCTTGGTCTGACCGACGAGGAGACCGTTGAGCAGATCCGAGAAAACGCTTACATGCAGTATTTCCTTGGCTATGCCGGCTATTCCAGCAAGGCACCATTCGACCCATCAATGATGGTTCATTTCCGCAAGCGTTTCTCCGAAGAGGAACTCACCCGGATCAATGAACTCATTGCCGAGCGGGGCAAGGCCATGCTGATGGAGGTTGTGGCGTCACAACAAGATGACGACGACACTAACGATCCAAGTGCCTATGCTGACAACCAGCTCTCACTTGACGACTTTGTGAAGCCGGCCGATTGGCCAGAAGGCAAGAATTGGGGAACACTCAGCATTGACGCCTCGTGCACACCAGCCGACATTACCTATCCAACTGATTTGAAGTTGCTCAACGAAGCGAGGGAGTCGACCGAACGGATCATCGACGATCTCTGCGAACAGAATTCAGACCTACGGAAACACAGTCCCCGATATGACCGTGGCAAGGCGCGTGCCAATTTCCTCAGGGTTGCTAAGCAGAAAAAGCCGCGTCGCCGCAAAATCAAAGCCACGATACGACGCCAGCTGGACTATCTGCAGCGGAATCTTGATGCTATTGATGCCCTGATCCACTCCGGGGCAATGCTTTCGGGCTTGAAGACCCATTGGTGGCAGAAGCTCCTCGTGATCAGCGAGCTGCACCGCCAGCAAAGCATCCTGCTGTACTCGAAAACGCGCAGCATGCCCGATCGTATCGTGAACTTGGTTCAGCGACACGTTCGGCCCATGGTTCGTGGTAAAACGAGAGCTGCTGTTGAGTTTGGCGCCAAAATTAGTGTTTCTGTGCGAAATGGCTTTGCCTTCCTGCACAGGATCAGCTGGGATCCATACAACGAATCCGAAGACTTAATTCCACAGGCCATGAAATACAAGCAAGAGCATGGCTGCTACCCCGAGCGAATCTGCGCTGATCGAATCTACATCAATACCAAGAACCGAAACTTCTGCACTCGGAACGATATACGGCTCTCTGGTAAGCGATTGGGGAGGCCGCCGAAGAATCCAGAGATCAGTGCTGCTCACAAGCAGCAGCTAAGCGCTGACCAGCGGAGGCGAAATGAAGTGGAGGGATGCTTTGGATCAGGGAAGAGGAAGTATTCACTGGACTTGATTATGGCTCGGCTGAGCAAAGGTGCAGAGAACTCCATCTCCATGGCCTTTGTGGTGATGTGCGCAGAGAAGATCCGGAGGCTCCTCCGCCTCTTTTTTATCACTATTTTTGCCTGGTTATGTACCTGGAAATGGCCAGGTAGTCTCTGGATGGGGCTCAGGAACATTTGGCAGCTTGAAACAAACCAATCACTGGCCACTGGATAA
- a CDS encoding outer membrane protein → MAIGYSFPGAWRAELEYVGYFGESSNQFTLGGIDYSVGGGKVDTNAVQINILKDIPTNSKATPYIGGGVGFASSRYSVPEGSQTGTTFAGQAKVGISYAASPNTEIYFGYRLLSIAGGTSLDFWSDKPTTKTRIQHSLDLGIRYRF, encoded by the coding sequence GTGGCAATTGGTTACAGCTTTCCAGGGGCATGGAGGGCGGAGCTGGAATATGTTGGCTACTTCGGTGAATCGTCTAACCAATTTACCCTCGGTGGAATTGACTACAGCGTTGGCGGAGGCAAGGTGGACACAAACGCTGTGCAGATTAACATATTAAAAGACATACCTACAAACTCAAAGGCAACTCCTTACATTGGCGGAGGAGTTGGCTTTGCCAGCAGTCGATATAGCGTTCCAGAGGGCTCACAGACAGGCACAACATTTGCTGGGCAAGCGAAAGTAGGAATTAGTTACGCGGCAAGCCCAAATACAGAGATTTATTTTGGCTACCGGCTTCTAAGCATTGCCGGCGGCACTAGCCTTGACTTTTGGAGTGACAAGCCAACCACAAAAACACGAATTCAGCACAGCCTGGACCTTGGGATTCGCTATAGATTTTAA
- a CDS encoding IS5 family transposase, with amino-acid sequence MRGHRERSGSLFSYVSIEERIPASHPLRRIRKLADQALDRLNPTFCELYAAEGRPSVPPEQLLLASLLQAFYGIRSERLLLEQLHYNLLYRWFVGLSPDDPIWHPTTFTKNRERLLNDDVMGRFLEKLMAAPEVKPLLSDEHFSVDGTLLQAWASHASLERIDGEEDPPPPPSGPGEGFGAPKPGKKRAKGDFRGIKLSNKTHRSSVDPDALLARKSNAHPAQPSYRGHVLMDNRHALIVDCRVTQAVGTGERDAAKAMAADIPGAHQKTIGADKNYDTKGFVAEMRRIAVTPHVAQNTARSGGSAIDGRTTRHEGYAKSINARRGIEKVFGWIKQWGGLRQFKLRGTDKVSAVFGLHVIAYNLIRLGNLLRPAMAAA; translated from the coding sequence ATGCGAGGTCACCGGGAGCGCAGCGGCTCCCTGTTCTCCTACGTGTCGATCGAGGAGCGGATCCCGGCCAGCCATCCGCTGCGGCGTATTCGGAAACTGGCCGATCAGGCCCTCGATCGTCTCAATCCCACCTTCTGTGAGCTCTACGCCGCAGAAGGTCGGCCCTCGGTGCCGCCAGAACAGCTGCTGCTGGCCTCGTTGCTGCAGGCTTTCTATGGGATCCGCTCCGAGCGGCTGTTGCTGGAGCAGCTCCACTACAACCTGCTCTACCGCTGGTTTGTAGGGCTCAGCCCGGATGATCCGATCTGGCACCCCACCACGTTCACCAAGAACCGCGAACGGCTGCTCAATGACGACGTCATGGGCCGCTTCCTGGAGAAACTGATGGCTGCCCCGGAAGTCAAGCCGCTGCTCAGCGACGAACACTTCTCAGTGGATGGCACCCTGCTGCAGGCCTGGGCGTCCCATGCCTCACTGGAGCGGATCGATGGAGAAGAGGACCCACCGCCCCCGCCGTCAGGCCCTGGCGAGGGCTTTGGCGCTCCAAAGCCCGGTAAGAAGCGGGCCAAGGGTGACTTCCGCGGCATCAAGCTCAGCAACAAGACCCACCGCTCCAGCGTCGATCCAGACGCCTTGCTGGCCCGCAAGTCCAATGCCCACCCGGCTCAACCCAGCTACCGGGGCCACGTGCTCATGGACAACCGCCATGCGCTGATCGTGGACTGCCGCGTCACCCAAGCAGTGGGTACCGGGGAGCGGGATGCCGCCAAAGCGATGGCGGCTGACATCCCCGGTGCCCACCAAAAAACCATCGGTGCCGACAAGAACTACGACACCAAGGGCTTTGTCGCCGAGATGCGTCGCATCGCCGTGACGCCGCACGTCGCTCAGAACACCGCCCGCTCTGGTGGGTCCGCCATTGATGGCCGCACCACGCGCCACGAGGGCTACGCCAAGTCGATCAATGCCCGCCGCGGTATCGAGAAGGTGTTTGGTTGGATCAAACAGTGGGGCGGTCTGCGCCAATTCAAACTGCGCGGCACCGACAAGGTGAGTGCGGTGTTTGGCCTGCACGTAATCGCCTACAACCTGATCCGGCTGGGCAACCTGCTCAGGCCGGCAATGGCGGCGGCATGA
- a CDS encoding thymidine kinase, with amino-acid sequence MISQFAQDTGWIEVICGSMYSGKTEELIRRLKRALYGQQRVQVFKPQIDNRYDELAVVSHSQLKISATSVQHALQILQAVEADTKVVGIDEVQFFGMELVSVVQVLASRGLRVICAGLDQDYQGKPFEPMPQLLAIAELITKELAICVVCGNPANRSQRLTHSEERVVVGAAGAYEARCRKCHVATPVVATPGKEIDLFDH; translated from the coding sequence ATGATTTCACAGTTTGCCCAAGACACCGGCTGGATCGAAGTGATCTGCGGTTCGATGTACTCGGGCAAAACAGAAGAGCTGATCCGCCGGCTGAAGCGGGCGCTGTACGGCCAGCAGAGGGTGCAGGTTTTCAAGCCGCAGATCGACAACCGCTACGACGAACTGGCGGTGGTCAGTCACTCACAGCTAAAGATCTCTGCCACATCTGTGCAGCACGCCTTGCAGATTCTCCAAGCGGTGGAGGCCGACACCAAAGTGGTGGGCATTGACGAGGTGCAATTCTTCGGCATGGAGCTGGTGTCAGTGGTGCAGGTCCTAGCCAGCCGCGGGTTACGCGTGATCTGCGCCGGGCTGGACCAGGACTACCAGGGCAAGCCGTTCGAACCGATGCCCCAGCTGCTGGCTATCGCTGAGCTCATCACCAAGGAGCTGGCGATCTGCGTGGTGTGTGGCAACCCCGCAAACCGCAGCCAGCGATTGACTCACTCGGAGGAGAGGGTGGTGGTCGGTGCCGCCGGCGCCTACGAGGCCAGGTGCCGTAAGTGCCATGTGGCAACGCCTGTCGTCGCGACACCTGGAAAAGAAATCGACCTTTTCGACCACTGA
- a CDS encoding LysR substrate-binding domain-containing protein, whose protein sequence is MVVSIEELACLDTLIWLRSGAVAAARLGVSQSTISRRVNHLAELLNLRFFKPNGEWETLGDQTILNLERLVHQRYRWIHDRVLRIEAQYYSGPLFCDPVPDGWTPGNFDFMEIHTPLRLLRNGVIDAWIGCYPDVPDEDDSELACFHLTRLPSHLVVAVDHPLLCLGDHITLEDVRRYPSVALPDNAFPKVQKILQELGLWNLPMPVRRYSSDKWEGLMTQDLRVGYANSFTMHLFSAPHVVLPIDIPLETGDTLVVPRAYVKHLRLLELLAHLNGKAVILADRFPEVRVVGDG, encoded by the coding sequence GTGGTCGTCTCGATTGAGGAACTAGCCTGTCTTGACACTTTGATTTGGTTGCGTTCCGGTGCAGTTGCCGCCGCCCGGTTAGGCGTTTCCCAGTCAACGATCAGTAGACGTGTTAATCATTTGGCTGAATTGCTGAATCTTCGTTTTTTCAAGCCAAATGGAGAATGGGAGACGCTTGGTGATCAAACTATACTTAATCTTGAGCGATTGGTGCACCAGCGATATCGCTGGATTCATGATAGGGTTTTAAGAATAGAGGCCCAATACTACTCAGGGCCATTGTTCTGTGATCCCGTCCCTGATGGATGGACTCCTGGCAATTTTGATTTCATGGAAATTCACACACCGTTGAGGCTGCTTCGCAACGGCGTGATTGATGCCTGGATTGGATGCTACCCCGACGTGCCTGACGAAGATGACTCCGAGTTGGCTTGCTTTCATCTGACTCGATTGCCAAGCCATCTGGTTGTGGCAGTGGATCACCCGCTGCTGTGTTTGGGAGATCACATAACTCTCGAGGATGTCAGGCGCTACCCATCAGTTGCTTTGCCCGACAATGCTTTCCCTAAAGTTCAGAAGATTCTGCAGGAGTTGGGTCTTTGGAATCTGCCCATGCCAGTCCGGCGTTACAGCAGCGATAAGTGGGAGGGCTTGATGACGCAGGATTTAAGGGTTGGTTATGCCAATTCCTTCACCATGCACCTTTTCTCTGCGCCCCACGTCGTTTTGCCTATCGATATTCCCTTGGAAACGGGTGACACCCTGGTTGTGCCTCGGGCCTATGTCAAGCATTTGCGCTTGCTGGAGTTGCTCGCCCACCTGAATGGCAAGGCGGTTATTCTGGCGGATCGATTCCCAGAGGTGCGCGTGGTAGGCGATGGTTGA
- a CDS encoding YciI family protein, with translation MPWFVKLETGLVGKAQFDAVIPAHLAWLAELERLGHRPRSGYWAERVGRSGDGAGGMLLFFAPNWAAAEALVQTDPLIQEGCVSWCLHEWAVVFPQPDDQL, from the coding sequence ATGCCCTGGTTTGTCAAGCTCGAGACCGGTCTGGTTGGTAAGGCACAATTTGATGCGGTGATCCCTGCCCATCTGGCCTGGCTGGCGGAGCTGGAGCGGTTGGGTCATCGGCCCCGCAGCGGCTACTGGGCTGAGCGGGTGGGTCGCAGCGGTGATGGCGCTGGCGGCATGTTGCTCTTTTTTGCCCCCAACTGGGCTGCAGCCGAAGCCCTAGTGCAAACCGATCCCCTGATTCAGGAGGGTTGCGTCAGCTGGTGCCTGCATGAATGGGCCGTGGTCTTCCCGCAGCCAGATGATCAGCTGTGA
- the cbiB gene encoding adenosylcobinamide-phosphate synthase CbiB — translation MIQPLLSNPLLLVSLACGLDRLVGDPRWCPHPVVVMGWWITLLRRGAEAWAGTRAWKLRLAGGLITLVLVGGSGLAGWVVERLAPTLLLVVALASALAGRSLEQAVLQVLEALPNSVQALQNQANVAGDNPRLAALQPARQALAWIVGRDTADLDAPEILRAAAETASENGVDGLFAPLFWMLVGAGIWSLNPALPGPLALAWGFKAASTLDSMLGYRRGRLRWLGTAGARLDDLLVWLPCRLVALGLPLAAGQPGHCFSLLAAALRDGAADPSPNAGVSQAAYAHAAGVQLGGCNRYGGQLTSKPVLAKGLPAPDGTAVRHMLELSRRLELVWLAMAAMLAFITKTLS, via the coding sequence CTGATCCAGCCCCTGCTGAGCAACCCCCTGCTGCTGGTCTCCCTCGCCTGCGGCCTCGATCGCCTGGTGGGGGACCCGCGCTGGTGCCCCCATCCGGTGGTGGTGATGGGCTGGTGGATCACCCTGCTGCGCCGCGGCGCTGAGGCCTGGGCTGGCACCAGAGCCTGGAAGCTGCGGCTGGCAGGGGGCTTGATCACGCTGGTGCTGGTGGGCGGCAGTGGCCTGGCGGGCTGGGTCGTGGAGCGGCTGGCCCCCACACTCCTGCTGGTGGTGGCCCTGGCCAGCGCCCTGGCCGGCCGCAGCCTCGAGCAGGCGGTATTGCAGGTGCTGGAGGCCCTCCCCAATTCCGTACAAGCTTTACAGAACCAGGCAAACGTCGCTGGCGATAACCCCAGGTTGGCGGCCCTTCAGCCTGCCCGCCAGGCCCTGGCCTGGATAGTGGGCCGCGACACGGCCGATCTCGACGCCCCGGAGATCCTGCGGGCAGCCGCCGAAACCGCCAGCGAGAACGGGGTGGACGGCCTGTTTGCGCCGCTGTTCTGGATGCTGGTGGGGGCCGGAATCTGGAGCCTGAACCCCGCCCTGCCGGGCCCGCTGGCGCTGGCCTGGGGCTTCAAGGCGGCCAGCACCCTCGATTCGATGCTGGGCTACCGGCGCGGCCGGTTGCGCTGGCTGGGCACGGCCGGCGCCCGTCTCGACGACCTGCTGGTGTGGCTGCCCTGCCGCCTGGTGGCCCTGGGCCTGCCCCTGGCGGCCGGGCAACCGGGGCACTGCTTCTCCCTGCTGGCCGCTGCCCTGAGGGACGGGGCCGCCGACCCTTCCCCCAATGCGGGGGTATCCCAGGCCGCCTATGCCCATGCTGCCGGGGTGCAACTGGGCGGCTGCAACCGCTATGGCGGCCAACTAACCAGCAAACCCGTGCTGGCAAAAGGGCTACCTGCCCCCGATGGGACCGCCGTGCGCCACATGCTCGAGCTGAGCAGGCGCCTGGAGCTGGTATGGCTGGCTATGGCGGCCATGCTGGCATTCATCACAAAAACTCTCAGCTGA
- the ilvC gene encoding ketol-acid reductoisomerase — MAQLYYDTDADLSLLNGKTVAIIGYGSQGHAHALNLKDSGVNVVVGLYEGSRSAEKAKADGLEVLSVADACAKADWIMVLLPDEFQKAVYDKEIAPHLSAGKVLSFAHGFNIRFELIKPPADVDVVMIAPKGPGHTVRWEYQNGMGVPALFAIQQDASGHARELAMAYAKGIGGTRAGILETNFKEETETDLFGEQAVLCGGLSELVKAGFETLVDAGYQPELAYFECLHEVKLIVDLMVKGGLTAMRDSISNTAEYGDYVSGPRLITAETKAEMRRILADIQDGTFARNFVAECDAGKPEMTKIRERDAAHPIEQVGKGLRSMFSWLKAA; from the coding sequence ATGGCCCAGCTCTATTACGACACCGACGCCGACCTGTCCCTGCTGAACGGCAAGACGGTGGCCATCATTGGCTACGGCTCCCAGGGCCACGCCCACGCCCTGAACCTCAAAGACAGCGGCGTCAACGTGGTGGTGGGTCTCTACGAGGGCAGCCGCTCGGCCGAGAAGGCCAAGGCCGATGGCCTCGAGGTGCTGAGCGTGGCCGACGCCTGCGCCAAGGCTGACTGGATCATGGTGCTGCTGCCCGATGAATTCCAGAAGGCTGTCTACGACAAGGAGATCGCGCCCCATCTCAGCGCCGGCAAGGTGCTGAGCTTCGCCCACGGCTTCAACATCCGCTTCGAGCTGATCAAGCCCCCGGCCGATGTGGATGTGGTGATGATCGCCCCCAAGGGTCCCGGCCACACCGTGCGCTGGGAGTATCAGAACGGCATGGGCGTGCCGGCCCTATTCGCCATCCAGCAAGACGCCAGCGGCCACGCCCGCGAGCTGGCCATGGCCTACGCCAAAGGGATCGGCGGCACCAGAGCCGGCATCCTGGAAACCAACTTCAAGGAAGAGACCGAAACCGACCTCTTCGGTGAGCAGGCCGTGCTGTGCGGCGGTCTTTCCGAGCTGGTCAAGGCAGGCTTCGAGACCCTGGTCGATGCAGGCTATCAGCCCGAGCTGGCCTACTTCGAGTGCCTGCACGAGGTGAAGCTGATCGTCGATCTGATGGTGAAGGGCGGCTTGACGGCCATGCGCGATTCGATCTCCAACACCGCCGAATACGGCGACTACGTGAGCGGCCCGCGCCTGATCACCGCCGAAACCAAGGCCGAGATGAGGCGCATCCTTGCCGACATCCAGGACGGCACCTTTGCCCGCAATTTCGTGGCCGAGTGTGACGCCGGCAAGCCGGAGATGACCAAAATCCGCGAGCGCGATGCGGCCCATCCGATTGAGCAGGTGGGCAAGGGCCTGCGCTCGATGTTCAGCTGGCTGAAGGCGGCCTGA
- a CDS encoding ester cyclase, with translation MVVAQATTSTTAAALFEAHMQAELNGDLDATMATMVEDPHLINLASGTGGQGAEGVREFYATQLIGQFFPPDVEFISISRTVDGERLVDELVIRFTHTKAIGHLLPGVAPTGRRVEMALVVIVGVREGKVAYEHIYWDQAGLLVQLGLLDPSGLPIGIDTASRLLAATGKG, from the coding sequence ATGGTCGTCGCCCAAGCCACCACTTCAACAACGGCCGCCGCCCTGTTCGAGGCCCACATGCAGGCCGAGCTCAACGGCGATCTTGACGCCACCATGGCCACGATGGTGGAGGACCCCCATCTGATCAACCTGGCCTCCGGCACCGGGGGGCAGGGCGCTGAAGGAGTGCGTGAGTTCTACGCCACCCAGCTGATCGGCCAGTTCTTTCCCCCCGACGTGGAGTTCATCTCGATTTCACGCACGGTGGATGGTGAGCGGCTGGTGGATGAGCTGGTGATCCGCTTCACCCACACCAAAGCCATCGGCCATCTGCTGCCGGGTGTGGCCCCCACCGGCCGGCGGGTCGAGATGGCCCTGGTGGTGATCGTGGGGGTGCGCGAAGGCAAGGTGGCCTACGAGCACATCTACTGGGACCAGGCCGGGCTGCTGGTTCAGCTGGGCTTGCTGGATCCATCCGGGCTGCCGATCGGGATCGACACCGCCTCACGCCTGCTGGCCGCCACCGGCAAGGGCTGA
- a CDS encoding nuclear transport factor 2 family protein — MPNTLSEAADLFYAAGNKMLAGDCDPYAEIWSEGDDISHLGPTGNLCTGRKAVFEQFTRESGMGFDGTLVADDRRFVESSDMGYMVCMERTSGMTRAGEALRIDIRATTIFRKEAGHWRVVHHHTDRF; from the coding sequence ATGCCCAACACCCTCTCCGAGGCTGCCGACCTTTTTTACGCCGCGGGCAACAAGATGCTTGCAGGCGATTGCGACCCCTATGCGGAGATCTGGTCTGAGGGTGACGACATCAGCCACCTCGGCCCCACCGGCAATCTCTGCACTGGACGCAAGGCGGTGTTTGAGCAGTTCACCAGGGAGTCTGGGATGGGCTTCGATGGCACCTTGGTGGCAGACGATCGTCGCTTCGTTGAAAGCTCAGATATGGGCTACATGGTGTGCATGGAGCGCACCAGCGGCATGACCCGGGCCGGTGAGGCGCTCCGGATCGACATCCGGGCCACCACGATCTTCCGCAAGGAGGCTGGCCACTGGCGTGTGGTGCATCACCACACCGATCGCTTCTAG
- a CDS encoding ATP-dependent Clp protease proteolytic subunit codes for MPIGTPSVPYRLPGSQYERWVDIYTRLGVERILFMGSEVNDAVANALVAQMLYLDSDDNSKPIYLYINSPGGSVTAGLAIYDTMQYVKSDVVTICVGLAASMGAFLLAAGTKGKRLALPHSRIMIHQPLGGTSQRQASDIEIEAREILRIKDMLNHSMADMTGQPFEKIEKDTDRDYFLSATEAKEYGLIDRVIAHPGEA; via the coding sequence ATGCCCATCGGCACCCCCAGCGTTCCCTACCGCCTGCCCGGCAGCCAGTACGAGCGCTGGGTTGACATCTACACCCGGCTGGGCGTGGAGCGGATCCTGTTCATGGGCTCGGAGGTCAATGACGCCGTGGCCAATGCCCTGGTGGCCCAGATGCTCTACCTCGACTCGGACGACAACTCCAAGCCGATCTACCTCTACATCAACTCCCCGGGGGGGTCGGTGACCGCCGGTCTGGCGATCTACGACACCATGCAATACGTCAAGAGTGACGTGGTGACCATCTGCGTCGGCCTGGCGGCCTCAATGGGTGCCTTCCTGCTGGCGGCAGGCACAAAAGGCAAACGGCTGGCCCTGCCCCACAGCCGGATCATGATTCACCAGCCCTTGGGCGGCACCAGCCAGCGCCAGGCCAGTGACATCGAAATCGAAGCGCGCGAAATTCTGCGCATCAAGGACATGCTCAACCACAGCATGGCCGACATGACCGGCCAGCCCTTCGAGAAGATTGAGAAGGACACCGACCGCGACTACTTCCTCAGCGCCACAGAAGCCAAGGAATACGGCCTGATCGACCGGGTGATCGCCCACCCCGGAGAGGCCTGA
- a CDS encoding ATP-dependent Clp protease proteolytic subunit codes for MSASVSAPYYGDSAVMRTPPPDLPSLLLKERIVYLGLPLFSDGDAKRQMGIDVTELIIAQLLYLEFDNPEKPIFFYINSTGTSWFTGDAIGFETEAFAIADTIRYVKPPVHTICIGQAMGTAAMILSAGTKGQRAALPHASIVLHQPRSGARGQATDIQIRAQEVLHNKRTLLEMLSLNTGKSVEQLSRDSDRMTYLTAEEAKEYGLIDRVLTSLKGLPTPPPTAAALG; via the coding sequence ATGTCAGCCTCTGTGTCAGCCCCCTACTACGGCGATTCCGCGGTCATGCGCACCCCGCCGCCAGACCTGCCGAGCCTGCTGCTGAAGGAGCGGATCGTCTACCTGGGCCTGCCTCTGTTCAGCGACGGCGATGCCAAACGCCAGATGGGCATCGACGTCACCGAGCTGATCATTGCCCAGCTGCTGTATCTGGAATTTGACAACCCGGAGAAGCCGATCTTTTTCTACATCAACTCCACCGGCACCTCCTGGTTCACCGGAGATGCCATCGGCTTTGAAACCGAAGCCTTCGCCATCGCCGACACGATCCGCTATGTAAAGCCGCCGGTGCACACAATCTGCATCGGCCAGGCCATGGGAACCGCGGCCATGATCCTCAGCGCCGGCACCAAGGGCCAGCGGGCCGCTTTGCCCCATGCCTCGATCGTGCTGCACCAGCCCCGCAGCGGTGCCCGCGGCCAGGCCACCGATATCCAGATTCGGGCCCAGGAGGTGCTGCACAACAAACGCACCCTGCTGGAGATGCTTTCGCTGAATACGGGCAAGTCGGTGGAGCAGCTCTCCCGCGACTCAGACCGGATGACCTACCTCACCGCCGAGGAGGCCAAGGAGTACGGCCTAATCGACCGGGTGCTCACCAGCCTCAAGGGCCTGCCCACTCCCCCCCCAACCGCGGCAGCCCTGGGCTGA